AAGTTTATTAAACCGCTTTCTACAGATAAGACCAAAGCTGGACTTTCTCGCGAAGCAACCATTGGTCAAATTGGGATGGTGATTCAAGCAACGCCAGAGAGTGAACACATTCGTGTTCGTTTTCCCATCCCAGTGCTTGGTTCAGATGAATGGAACTGTCGTACTTTAGATACAGTCCATGTTGGCGACCGTGTTCGTGTCGTTGAAATTCTTGGCAATGACTTGATGGTCAAACCACACCTCTCAACCCATGAAAATATATAAAAGTGAGTGAAACCATGTCTGGTGGATTTATTATTGTTTTAGCTCTTTTAGCTTTTGCCGCAGTGACCATCTTTAAAGGGGTCCGCATTGTACCTCAAGGTTATAAATGGATCGTGCAACGTTTGGGTAAATATCATAATACTTTGAGCCCAGGTCTAAACTTTGTTATTCCTTATGTCGATGAAGTGGCTTATAAAGTTACAACCAAAGACATTGTATTGGACATTCCCTCTCAAGAAGTGATTACCCGCGATAATGCTGTTTTGCTGATGAATGCAGTGGCCTATATCAACATCACCACGCCTGTGAATGCCGTCTATGGGATTGAAAACTATACATGGGCCATTCAAAACTTAGTGCAAACTTCACTGCGTTCAATCGTTGGTGAAATGGATCTTGATGATGCACTATCGTCTCGTGATCACATTAAGGCTAAACTTAAGGCAGCCATTTCTGATGATATCTCCGACTGGGGCATTACTCTAAAAACCGTTGAAATTCAAGATATTCAACCGTCTTCAACCATGCAAGCTGCGATGGAAGCTCAAGCGGCTGCTGAACGCCAACGTCGTGCGACCGTGACCAAAGCGGATGGTGAAAAACAAGCAGCGATTTTAGAGGCAGATGGTCGTTTAGAGGCGTCTCGTCGTGACGCAGAAGCACAAGTGGTCTTAGCTGAGTCTTCTCAACGCGCCATCGAAATGGTCACTTCGGCTGTGGGTGACAAGGAAATTCCAGTGGCTTACTTGTTGGGCGAACAATATGTCAAAGCAATGCAAGACATGTCTAAATCGAACAATGCTAAAACAGTGGTGTTGCCAGCCGATATTTTAAGTACCATTCGTGGTGTTATGGGACGTAAAGACATCTAACTGATGCTTGGTTTGATTGAATGAGGGCAGCTTTCGAGCTGTCTTTTTATTGTGGTTGAGAAAAAACCTAAGCCTCTAAGGAACAAACATTAAAAAGAGGACACGCTATGTCCTCTTTTTAAATCTAAACACTGAAACTTAGCTTTGACGAGCCAATAAAAACTGTGAAATCTGATTAAGTTCTGCTGCCGCATCAGTTGGGAAATAAGCCAGGGCAGCAAAGGCTTGATCATGCAAAGTTTTGGCATACTCTTGTGCAGCGCCTAGCCCCATCAAGGCTGGATAAGTCGATTTTTCAACTTGCTCATCCTTCCCTGCTGTTTTACCCAGTACATCTGTATTTGAAATGATATCTAAAATATCGTCTTGCACCTGAAAAGCCAAACCAATTGCCTGTGCATATTCGCGTAACTTTGGAATCGCTTGATCGCATCCGTCAAATACAGTCACCGCGGCCATCATGACCGCAGCAGAAATCAATGCACCCGTTTTATTCCGATGGATATTTTCAAGTGCAGTCTGATCGACACGTTTACCTTCGGCTTGTAGGTCAAGGACTTGGCCACACACCATTTTAGAACTTGCTGTCGCTAAAATTTGCATCTGCTTCAGTACAATACTCTGATCAACCACTGGGCCAGCATCAAACAGTCGGCTACCTAAAATTTCAAATGCCATGGATTGCAAGATATCACCCGCAAGCAAAGCTGTATCTTCACCATAAGCCACATGGCAGGTCGGCTGACCACGGCGCAAAAGATCATTGTCCATACACGGCAAATCATCATGTGCCAAGGAATAACAATGAATCAGTTCCACAGCCACAGCGGCGCGACGCACGGCAGCGACATTATTGTTTGGATTTAAATGTG
This DNA window, taken from Acinetobacter sp. WCHA55, encodes the following:
- a CDS encoding NfeD family protein, encoding MEFAFEPWHWFVLGVLLMLSELILPAFAALWFGIAAIMVGILYWMFPMMGVTTQFVTWIVLSILCTLLWFKFIKPLSTDKTKAGLSREATIGQIGMVIQATPESEHIRVRFPIPVLGSDEWNCRTLDTVHVGDRVRVVEILGNDLMVKPHLSTHENI
- a CDS encoding SPFH domain-containing protein, whose protein sequence is MSGGFIIVLALLAFAAVTIFKGVRIVPQGYKWIVQRLGKYHNTLSPGLNFVIPYVDEVAYKVTTKDIVLDIPSQEVITRDNAVLLMNAVAYINITTPVNAVYGIENYTWAIQNLVQTSLRSIVGEMDLDDALSSRDHIKAKLKAAISDDISDWGITLKTVEIQDIQPSSTMQAAMEAQAAAERQRRATVTKADGEKQAAILEADGRLEASRRDAEAQVVLAESSQRAIEMVTSAVGDKEIPVAYLLGEQYVKAMQDMSKSNNAKTVVLPADILSTIRGVMGRKDI
- a CDS encoding polyprenyl synthetase family protein, with the translated sequence MSALTDVSANALQQAQQRIHDDLLTALDAFSIPEPLKSAVHHAVMLGGKRVRPALCYATAHLNPNNNVAAVRRAAVAVELIHCYSLAHDDLPCMDNDLLRRGQPTCHVAYGEDTALLAGDILQSMAFEILGSRLFDAGPVVDQSIVLKQMQILATASSKMVCGQVLDLQAEGKRVDQTALENIHRNKTGALISAAVMMAAVTVFDGCDQAIPKLREYAQAIGLAFQVQDDILDIISNTDVLGKTAGKDEQVEKSTYPALMGLGAAQEYAKTLHDQAFAALAYFPTDAAAELNQISQFLLARQS